The Candidatus Saccharibacteria bacterium RAAC3_TM7_1 nucleotide sequence TACTACTTGTCACGAATGATCGATGCCGGTGAGGATCCGAAATTCATCGCCCGACGCATGGTCATCTTTGCATCAGAAGATATTGGTCTAGCGGGAAATGGCGCGTTAGCTTTGGCAGTTGCCACCTTCCAGGCAGTTGAGCGTGTCGGTTTACCCGAAGCAAATTACAACCTCTACCACTGCGCGATTGCTTTGGCTCGCAGTGAGAAATCACGCGAAGTTACTGATCTGATGCATGACGCCAAGGCACTGGCTAAACGATTCCCCGACTCACCCGTTCCGCTTCATATCCGCAACGCACCGACTAAACTCATGAAAGACCTTGGCTATAATGAAGGCTATGAATGGAAGGCAGACTTCAAGCATACAAAAGGCTTTTTGCCCGAGGATATTTCTTCTTAATCTTTTTCAAATATTCCAACAGTATAGTCGGCTTCTGTTGACCAATTTCTGCTCGGACATTGAAAGCCGGGTTCATGCTCATATGGTCGCCCGCTTGTTTCAAAATCAGTGATCTGGAATACAGCAAACTTTCCTTTTGAAGCGTCACATCCCGCCGACCCGGCGGCATATACATAGTAACGATAGTGCATTGTACTGTTGTTTACGGGGTCAACTGGCATCTTGTCCATCAACCCGCTCGTCATTAGTGGCTTCATAAAGTCACCACTCGCTTCTAGGGCACTCGATTCCCAGCCGCCTTCACTTTGACCCGATTCATAGACGGGCTCAAAGAAAGAACCGTTCTGCTGCAAATAAATCTCCAACGCATCTTCGATAACTTTTGCATCATTGAGCCGCCGTGTATCACGAGATCGTTCTTGTATCCCGTTATAAGAAACAGTGGTTATTGCAGCGAGGATCGCAATCACTACAATAACCAGTATCAGTTCAATGATCGTGAAGCCATAGCTTAGTTTTGTCTTATTCATGGTTTTTACCTATTAGGAAATAGCGCTTACGGTTAGTATAGCATAGGCTAGCGCTCGTTGAGCAAAGCCGCAAGTACCCCATTCGTCCAACCGAAGCCATCCTGCAGCGGATACTCGCCGCCGCCGCCAAGTCCATGACCGCCTTCGACATTATATTTCTCAACCAGCTTATGACGAGTGGTATAAACCTTCAAATTGACCGTGATCCAACGGTGCTTAATCTCGTTTGCCAGATCATGATAACCATAATTACGGAGTCCTTCAATCGCCACCCACTGCAACGGCGCCCAGCCATTTGGGGCATCCCACTGCTGGCCACTTTCAACCAGCGTCGTCACGAGGCCACCGGTTTTAAGGAAATCTTTCCGAAGCCGAGCCGCCACTTTATCGGCCTGATGTTTAGTAGCAATGCGCGCATAAAGTGGAAACACTCCGGCGAGACTTAACTGGCCAGTCGGCTGTTCGTGATGAAAATTGTAGTCGACAAAGAAGCCAGCCGTCTCATCCCAACAGTAGGTTTGGATTGCTCCCGCACGCTGGTCGGCTAGTTTCTGGAATTTGCGCGCCAGCAGTGGGTTTTTAATCAGACGGTAGCTTTCGGCAATCGTTAGCTCGAGTTGATAGAGCAGACAATTCAGATCGATTGGTACGATATCCGCCGTATGGATGGAGGTGATGTCCTGTGGATCCGTAAACCAGCGTGAGCTAAAATCCCAGCCCGACTCGGCGGCCGCGCGCAAGTGGAGATACAGACGATCGGCTTCGCGACCGTGACTTCCCTTTACGGTTTCAATATCCTCTTTGAGCGACTCGGGTCGCGGACTCATCTTGTTGTCGTAGTAACGGTTCACATACATACCGCCAGGTAACTCGACGAGACGGGCGTAAGCCTTGTGCTCTTGCTTGATTAATTTTGTCCGGCCTTTCATCCAAAAGCGATACTCGGCTAACATGTAGGGTAGATACTCAGCATATGTACGCCGCCGGCCATTCTGCGAGGCGAGCAGCCGCACCATATGTGAAAAAAACGGTGGCTGCGAACGGCTCAAAAAATAGGTGCGGTTGGCGGTCGGGATAAAGCCGAACTTGCGGATCATAAAAGCAAAGTTTTTTACCATACCTTCTACCCTGTGCCAGCGGTCGTCCGCAGCGAGACCGAGCATAATAAAGTATGAGTCCCAGTAAAATTGTTCCGAGAAGCGTCCGCCCGGTACGATATAAGTATACGGTAAAGCGACTAGTGAGCCCCGGTTGAGACGGTTGCGCCGTTTCAGAGCATGCCAAAGCAGATTGATGTGCTCGGTAACTGTACGATTTGGATCAAACGAGAATGTATCGTCGTCCTTATGCGGTGCAAATTCATAAAAATGCCGCGAGACGAATTCACGTAAATCAAAATTCGGGTCATCCTTGGATAATAGATACTCTTGCTGAATTGATTTCATGCGGGTACGCGGCACAAGATCAACAAAGGTCTTACCGTCGTCATAGACACGGTTTTCCTGCACCGCCGTAAATAGCTCGCCAAGCGCCTCATCGGGGCTTTTACGGGTACGTACCAAGTTACCCGTGGCGGTTACCAAGGC carries:
- a CDS encoding fimbrial protein pilin (RAAC3_TM7_1_928); translated protein: MNKTKLSYGFTIIELILVIVVIAILAAITTVSYNGIQERSRDTRRLNDAKVIEDALEIYLQQNGSFFEPVYESGQSEGGWESSALEASGDFMKPLMTSGLMDKMPVDPVNNSTMHYRYYVYAAGSAGCDASKGKFAVFQITDFETSGRPYEHEPGFQCPSRNWSTEADYTVGIFEKD
- a CDS encoding hypothetical protein (RAAC3_TM7_1_929), producing the protein MVRRIPFKLPRDEKLKSALVTATGNLVRTRKSPDEALGELFTAVQENRVYDDGKTFVDLVPRTRMKSIQQEYLLSKDDPNFDLREFVSRHFYEFAPHKDDDTFSFDPNRTVTEHINLLWHALKRRNRLNRGSLVALPYTYIVPGGRFSEQFYWDSYFIMLGLAADDRWHRVEGMVKNFAFMIRKFGFIPTANRTYFLSRSQPPFFSHMVRLLASQNGRRRTYAEYLPYMLAEYRFWMKGRTKLIKQEHKAYARLVELPGGMYVNRYYDNKMSPRPESLKEDIETVKGSHGREADRLYLHLRAAAESGWDFSSRWFTDPQDITSIHTADIVPIDLNCLLYQLELTIAESYRLIKNPLLARKFQKLADQRAGAIQTYCWDETAGFFVDYNFHHEQPTGQLSLAGVFPLYARIATKHQADKVAARLRKDFLKTGGLVTTLVESGQQWDAPNGWAPLQWVAIEGLRNYGYHDLANEIKHRWITVNLKVYTTRHKLVEKYNVEGGHGLGGGGEYPLQDGFGWTNGVLAALLNER